From the genome of Deinococcus sp. AJ005, one region includes:
- a CDS encoding divergent PAP2 family protein: MNSFAELLSNRWLWTAILASTAAQLVKVFLILLITRRWRPTAFMETGGMPSSHSAMVAALTTGVGLSEGVGSAIFAISSVFALIVMYDATGVRHSSGQQGALLNELISELKDVVRAGFAPLPVRVLLGHTYLEVLMGILLGIGAGFLAFRVL, from the coding sequence GTGAACTCGTTCGCTGAGCTGCTGAGCAACCGCTGGCTCTGGACCGCCATTCTGGCCTCCACAGCGGCTCAACTGGTCAAGGTCTTTCTGATCCTGCTGATCACGCGGCGCTGGCGGCCCACCGCCTTCATGGAAACGGGCGGCATGCCCAGCAGCCACAGCGCGATGGTGGCGGCCCTGACCACTGGCGTCGGGCTGTCTGAAGGCGTGGGCAGCGCGATCTTCGCCATCAGCTCCGTGTTTGCCCTGATCGTCATGTATGACGCCACCGGGGTTCGCCACTCCAGCGGCCAGCAGGGCGCACTTCTCAACGAGCTGATCAGTGAACTGAAGGACGTGGTGCGTGCAGGCTTTGCGCCTCTGCCCGTGCGCGTGCTGCTGGGCCATACCTATCTAGAGGTGCTGATGGGCATTCTGCTGGGGATCGGGGCGGGCTTTCTGGCGTTCCGGGTTTTGTAG
- the folD gene encoding bifunctional methylenetetrahydrofolate dehydrogenase/methenyltetrahydrofolate cyclohydrolase FolD: MSARVLAGPPVAAALLADAAVRASRLPVSPNLVIVRVGDDPASASYVRGKSRKAEQVGLRSTVHALPETTSQAELLALIDTLNRDADVNGILVQLPLPAQIAEAAVLHAIDPRKDVDGFHPLNVGELWAGRPALTPCTPAGIMYLLEHYGIPVAGARAVIVGRSHLVGRPLAALLLNDDATVTVAHSRTRDLGGVTREADILVAAAGHPALITPDMVKPGATVIDVGINRVLNAEGRGHLVGDVHPDVAAVAGALTPVPGGVGPMTVAQLLANTVRAAELQHAAHPTAASINAAQTDAVQTNSGVVGELVR; encoded by the coding sequence ATGAGCGCACGGGTGCTGGCCGGGCCACCCGTCGCGGCGGCGCTGCTGGCGGATGCGGCGGTGCGGGCCTCCCGGCTGCCTGTTTCCCCCAATCTGGTGATCGTGCGTGTAGGCGACGATCCCGCCAGCGCCAGCTACGTGCGCGGCAAATCGCGCAAGGCTGAGCAGGTGGGCCTGCGGAGTACGGTCCACGCGCTGCCAGAAACCACTTCCCAGGCCGAATTGCTGGCGCTGATCGACACCCTCAACCGCGACGCCGACGTGAACGGCATTCTGGTGCAGTTGCCGTTGCCCGCGCAGATTGCCGAGGCCGCCGTGCTGCACGCCATCGATCCGCGCAAGGACGTGGACGGCTTTCATCCCCTCAATGTGGGTGAGCTGTGGGCGGGCCGCCCGGCGCTGACGCCCTGCACGCCTGCCGGGATCATGTACCTGCTAGAGCATTACGGGATTCCGGTGGCGGGCGCGCGGGCCGTGATCGTGGGCCGCAGCCATCTGGTGGGCCGCCCACTGGCCGCGCTGCTGCTGAACGACGACGCCACCGTCACCGTGGCCCACAGCCGCACCCGCGATCTGGGGGGAGTGACCCGCGAGGCCGACATTCTGGTCGCTGCCGCTGGACACCCGGCCCTGATCACGCCGGACATGGTCAAACCCGGCGCAACCGTCATCGACGTGGGAATCAACCGCGTGCTGAATGCCGAGGGCAGGGGCCATCTGGTAGGCGACGTTCATCCAGACGTGGCGGCGGTGGCCGGGGCGCTGACCCCGGTGCCGGGCGGTGTCGGCCCCATGACGGTGGCTCAGTTGCTGGCGAATACTGTGCGGGCTGCCGAACTGCAACACGCCGCGCATCCTACCGCTGCATCAATTAACGCCGCACAAACTGACGCTGTACAAACTAATTCGGGGGTTGTTGGTGAACTCGTTCGCTGA